In Onychostoma macrolepis isolate SWU-2019 chromosome 06, ASM1243209v1, whole genome shotgun sequence, one DNA window encodes the following:
- the cacng1a gene encoding calcium channel, voltage-dependent, gamma subunit 1a has protein sequence MQKETKIKILFFVIMVGSVCMLTAVVTDHWAVLSPRVENVNTTCEAAHFGLWRLCKKHIYIEDEELIGKGCGPISLPGEINCSYFRHFTPGEDSEIFEVKTQREYNISAAAIAIFSLVFMILGTLCVLGSLRKGKDYLYKPAGMFFAFAGLCAIISVEVMRQSVKRMIESEETIWIEYYYSWSFACACTGFVLLLLSGIGLLLVSMPQMPRNPWETCMDAEPEQI, from the exons ATGCAGAAGGAAACCAAGataaaaatcttgttttttgtgATCATGGTGGGCTCAGTGTGCATGTTAACAGCGGTGGTGACAGACCACTGGGCTGTGTTGAGTCCTCGAGTGGAGAACGTAAACACAACATGTGAGGCAGCCCACTTTGGCCTTTGGAGACTTTGTAAGAAACACATCTACATTGAGGACGAGGAATTAATTGGTAAAGGTTGTGGACCTATCAGCTTACCGGGGG aaaTCAACTGCTCTTACTTCAGACACTTCACACCAGGGGAAGATTCTGAGATCTTTGAAGTTAAAACTCAGAGAG AATACAACATCTCAGCAGCTGCGATAGCCATCTTCAGTCTTGTCTTCATGATTCTGGGCACATTGTGTGTGTTGGGTTCCCTCAGAAAGGGAAAGGACTATCTGTACAAGCCTGCCGGCATGTTCTTTGCTTTTGCAG GTCTGTGTGCCATCATATCAGTAGAGGTAATGCGTCAGTCAGTCAAGAGGATGATAGAAAGTGAGGAAACTATCTGGATCGAGTATTACTATTCCTGGTCTTTTGCGTGTGCATGCACGGGTTTTGTCCTGCTCCTCCTCAGTGGAATTGGTCTGCTGCTGGTCTCCATGCCACAGATGCCTAGAAATCCCTGGGAAACCTGCATGGACGCTGAGCCTGAACAGATATAG